The Sporomusa termitida genome has a window encoding:
- a CDS encoding DUF4062 domain-containing protein, which produces MSEKKYQIFISSTYNDLVKAREKVIETVLSMYHFPIGMEMFSAADDDQWQVIKDTIDQSDYYVIIIGHRYGSETAEGISYTEKEYDYAKSKGIPILAFIRDRNVATKPDERDSEAEKIEKLNRFIIKAEANKMRDTWKNIDDLGGKVAVALTKTFGKKPGIGWVRADKAISPEMTNELTALSKENRDLREALDELKKQVGEKAPEIDVCFTKDDLTNVICKNLQLPLVEYPKPLNMDDVPSHLTKYVAQEDIDKYNNAEFPSQEEIDSYNQKITEYYIAKNNPTYFSIAISNHGKSKANEIFVDIILPQGVIVAEKEDVEDWEFPENIMPENPIEKGERKYKKEREKRLSGPSWLMLQQHSNITLPSYNLSNTSNKLLAMNINRDYSIDIQQNKVSIQLDTLMHTKTRTIGEFVLIPFQPGKFEVQVTIICEEYSEPQTYSLPITIVQNSNDDKQLEI; this is translated from the coding sequence GTGTCTGAAAAGAAATATCAAATATTTATTAGCTCGACATACAACGATTTAGTTAAAGCCAGAGAAAAGGTTATTGAAACTGTTCTTAGTATGTACCATTTTCCAATTGGAATGGAAATGTTTAGTGCTGCTGATGATGACCAATGGCAAGTTATAAAAGATACAATAGACCAAAGTGACTATTATGTTATTATCATAGGTCATAGATATGGTTCTGAAACTGCTGAAGGCATTAGTTATACTGAAAAGGAATATGACTATGCAAAATCAAAGGGCATACCTATTTTGGCATTTATTCGTGACCGAAATGTTGCTACAAAACCAGACGAACGTGATAGCGAAGCTGAAAAGATAGAAAAACTTAATAGATTTATTATAAAAGCTGAAGCTAATAAGATGCGTGATACATGGAAGAATATAGATGATTTAGGTGGAAAAGTTGCAGTTGCTTTAACAAAAACATTTGGGAAAAAACCAGGTATTGGATGGGTTAGAGCCGATAAAGCTATTTCGCCAGAAATGACAAATGAATTAACTGCTTTAAGTAAAGAAAACAGAGATTTGCGTGAAGCCTTAGATGAGTTGAAAAAACAAGTGGGAGAAAAAGCACCTGAAATTGATGTTTGCTTTACGAAGGATGATTTGACTAATGTCATTTGTAAAAACTTGCAGTTGCCACTGGTAGAGTACCCTAAACCATTAAACATGGACGATGTTCCCAGCCATCTTACTAAATACGTTGCTCAAGAGGATATTGATAAATACAATAATGCAGAATTTCCATCTCAAGAAGAAATAGATAGTTATAATCAGAAAATAACGGAATATTATATAGCCAAAAATAATCCGACATATTTTTCTATTGCGATTTCAAACCATGGGAAAAGTAAAGCGAATGAAATATTTGTAGACATAATCTTACCTCAAGGTGTAATTGTGGCTGAGAAAGAAGATGTTGAAGACTGGGAATTTCCCGAGAATATTATGCCTGAAAATCCTATAGAAAAAGGTGAGCGGAAATATAAAAAAGAACGCGAGAAAAGACTTTCTGGACCTTCTTGGTTAATGTTGCAACAACATAGCAATATAACCTTGCCAAGTTATAATTTGTCTAACACGTCAAATAAATTATTAGCTATGAATATTAATAGAGATTATTCCATAGATATTCAACAAAATAAAGTCTCGATACAACTAGATACACTTATGCATACAAAAACACGAACAATTGGGGAATTCGTGTTAATTCCATTTCAACCTGGAAAATTTGAGGTACAAGTAACTATAATATGTGAAGAATATTCCGAGCCACAAACATATAGCTTACCTATTACAATAGTTCAGAACAGTAATGATGATAAACAGTTAGAAATATGA
- a CDS encoding SIR2 family protein: MSNESTQRILTEKDKVRIFHLHGNISDTSSIVISNDKYRELYSDNKYKTLFSLFTGTKTFLFMGFSFNDVFIQNIIKEHNEYFNSKHYIVLNNPSDEQIIYLKKSYNIETISYNSEASSHANEIRKILHDIASSTDAPAEELAEDFIDGLIDSLPNTMEKRELEKNLFCQKMRLENIDDKRIDYSKECFFTAEQYIRWLKKSGIRSNEKIIRHMLDLCYMEYKDILLQVYNIHKNSDDFLQSVHNALSKLQYERIANILDKHTMPIDINKKGFIHLIADDIDMDRDVWWGDKRFEE, from the coding sequence ATATCAAATGAAAGTACTCAAAGAATTTTAACTGAAAAAGATAAAGTCAGGATATTTCATCTTCATGGTAATATTTCAGATACTAGTAGCATTGTTATAAGCAATGATAAATATCGAGAACTTTATAGTGATAATAAATATAAAACCCTGTTCTCACTTTTTACAGGAACTAAAACGTTTTTATTTATGGGCTTCTCTTTTAATGATGTATTTATTCAAAATATCATAAAAGAGCATAATGAATATTTTAATTCTAAGCATTATATTGTACTAAATAATCCAAGTGATGAGCAGATTATATATTTAAAGAAAAGTTATAACATAGAAACCATAAGCTATAATAGTGAAGCTTCTTCTCATGCAAATGAGATACGAAAAATTTTGCATGATATTGCTTCTTCTACAGATGCCCCAGCAGAAGAACTTGCGGAAGACTTCATTGATGGATTAATCGATAGCCTACCTAACACAATGGAAAAAAGGGAATTAGAAAAAAACTTATTTTGCCAAAAAATGAGACTTGAGAATATAGATGATAAAAGAATAGATTATAGTAAAGAGTGTTTTTTTACTGCTGAACAATATATTAGATGGTTAAAAAAGTCAGGTATACGTAGTAATGAAAAAATCATTAGACATATGCTTGATTTGTGTTATATGGAATATAAAGATATTTTACTACAAGTCTATAATATTCATAAAAATAGTGATGACTTTTTGCAAAGTGTACATAATGCATTAAGTAAATTGCAGTATGAGCGTATTGCAAACATATTAGATAAACACACGATGCCAATTGATATAAATAAAAAGGGATTTATTCATTTAATTGCAGATGATATTGACATGGACCGTGATGTATGGTGGGGGGATAAAAGGTTTGAAGAATAA
- a CDS encoding KAP family P-loop NTPase fold protein → MKKWFELKFIQLCRNLSALYKYLNVYQLIWGIGIIVVIAFAYIDRRVILSSEQIPKLSELMTNPIVFVWAIGLVGVVLLLFRLLSIKPFVLIDYFILLIPIGFLVYSAIAYFSGGYVGFKLNQLILAILFFSILFFLRWIIAKMKVAYFNKLKDLYTNSSTSLEMFKTDVPIKSTSEDELDRKEFSEAIAKAIIGYTDSNSLAIGITGEWGSGKSSVVNMSVEYINNYYKDKLIKPCVVEFNPWNFSDPNQLIEQFFKILSDAIKSSNTYLGSKNISDKLDAYSTLLGQVLTSTALTTPVVDFSKFIKNLGGLIANNHVNSLKETRSQLDKAIGEYSGKIIVIVDDIDRLTNIEVRQVFQLVKSIANFTNTIYVLSFDKKVVINSLCSEQGTGQQIDGEKYLEKIIQVDLDIPAVKLENVYFKLNDNLNGIFANSTIDQMRWMNIWYDGFKDFFFNIRDVNRYMNSLRFQFSLTKNQVNTIDLLAIIAIKVFDYTTYCIIRDNINLLAGIAKEDLQHKEEEQRRIRTIIDDAVKQSKYNILALLKRLFPKLESVYDNNFYGIGSLNEWFTENRICHPERFQLYFQLDISKDDISPFEIDSILQALHDEILFRKYINDLIEDGRILRFLEVFQNYTSLENKVPTSTINTVLTVLLDEGDKFPNSYSSDLIVTELKIARITYQLCKRFSNQLDRGQLFLSISDKVNNSLYPLIYDIYLYDQEHGRYGLKKNPEPEEYRTFSTQDLDLLEQKGLSKIREWSTSRRLEEHRQLRMLLHVWKTWANVWGRKEEVNQYLEEKIVEDSFLINFIGLYINTGRTQAGSNYGYTEIVYYDLADIKRLLNGNFDLFCKRVEKINRDVINEEQIKILNMFEDALKGKNLSPWGKFGDVSR, encoded by the coding sequence ATGAAAAAATGGTTTGAGTTAAAATTTATTCAACTTTGCAGAAATCTATCCGCTTTATATAAATATCTGAATGTGTATCAATTAATCTGGGGAATAGGAATTATCGTTGTAATTGCTTTTGCTTATATCGATAGGCGAGTTATATTATCTTCAGAGCAGATACCAAAGTTATCAGAGCTAATGACTAATCCTATTGTATTTGTATGGGCAATAGGATTAGTCGGAGTTGTTCTTTTATTATTTAGATTACTTTCAATTAAGCCTTTTGTTCTGATTGATTATTTTATATTACTCATCCCAATTGGGTTTCTAGTATATTCGGCTATTGCTTATTTTTCAGGTGGCTACGTTGGATTCAAATTAAATCAGTTAATTTTAGCCATTTTATTCTTTAGTATTTTGTTTTTTCTTCGTTGGATAATAGCCAAAATGAAAGTAGCCTATTTCAATAAATTGAAAGACCTATACACGAATAGTAGTACTTCGTTAGAGATGTTTAAAACAGATGTTCCAATAAAATCGACAAGTGAAGATGAACTTGACAGAAAGGAGTTCTCAGAAGCAATAGCTAAGGCAATTATTGGTTATACAGATAGTAATAGCCTTGCCATTGGGATAACTGGGGAATGGGGTTCTGGGAAATCGTCAGTTGTAAATATGTCTGTAGAATATATAAATAACTATTATAAAGATAAACTTATCAAACCTTGTGTAGTTGAATTTAATCCATGGAATTTTTCAGACCCAAACCAGTTGATAGAGCAATTCTTTAAAATTTTATCAGACGCTATTAAGAGTTCAAATACATATCTAGGTTCAAAAAATATTAGTGATAAATTGGATGCTTACTCAACTTTATTAGGGCAAGTATTAACATCAACAGCTTTAACTACACCCGTTGTAGATTTTTCAAAGTTCATAAAAAACCTAGGAGGATTAATTGCAAACAATCATGTAAACAGCTTGAAGGAAACAAGAAGTCAGCTTGATAAAGCTATAGGTGAATATTCAGGGAAGATAATTGTAATAGTTGATGATATAGACCGTTTAACAAATATTGAAGTACGTCAAGTCTTTCAGTTAGTAAAATCAATAGCAAATTTCACCAATACTATATATGTATTATCTTTTGATAAAAAAGTGGTTATAAACAGTTTATGCTCGGAGCAGGGAACTGGTCAGCAAATAGATGGTGAAAAGTATTTAGAAAAAATCATACAAGTGGATTTAGATATTCCAGCAGTCAAATTAGAAAATGTTTATTTTAAACTGAATGATAATCTTAATGGAATATTTGCTAATTCTACAATTGACCAAATGCGGTGGATGAATATTTGGTATGATGGCTTTAAAGATTTCTTTTTTAATATTCGAGATGTAAATAGATATATGAATTCTCTACGATTTCAGTTCAGCTTGACGAAAAATCAAGTTAATACTATTGATTTACTGGCTATTATTGCAATAAAGGTCTTTGACTACACCACATACTGTATTATTCGGGATAATATAAACTTACTAGCAGGTATAGCGAAAGAAGATTTGCAACATAAAGAAGAAGAACAACGGAGAATACGTACTATTATTGATGATGCGGTAAAGCAATCAAAATATAACATATTAGCTTTATTAAAAAGATTATTTCCTAAACTTGAAAGTGTTTATGATAATAATTTTTATGGAATTGGTTCATTAAATGAATGGTTTACGGAAAACCGTATTTGTCACCCTGAAAGATTTCAATTATATTTCCAGTTAGATATCTCTAAGGATGATATATCTCCTTTTGAAATTGATAGTATATTACAAGCCTTACATGATGAAATTTTATTTAGAAAATATATAAACGATTTAATTGAAGATGGAAGAATACTTCGATTTTTAGAGGTGTTTCAAAATTATACCTCTTTAGAGAATAAAGTACCTACTTCTACTATAAATACTGTTTTAACTGTTCTGCTAGATGAAGGAGATAAGTTCCCTAATAGTTATAGTTCAGATTTAATAGTTACGGAATTAAAAATTGCAAGAATTACTTATCAGTTATGTAAAAGATTTTCTAATCAACTAGATAGAGGACAATTATTCTTAAGTATTTCGGATAAAGTGAATAATAGCTTATATCCCCTTATTTATGATATCTATCTATATGACCAAGAGCATGGAAGATATGGGTTGAAGAAAAACCCAGAACCAGAGGAATATCGGACTTTTTCAACTCAAGACTTAGATTTGCTAGAACAAAAAGGTTTATCAAAAATTCGGGAGTGGTCAACATCCCGAAGGCTAGAAGAACATAGACAATTGAGAATGTTACTGCACGTTTGGAAAACATGGGCTAATGTTTGGGGAAGAAAAGAGGAAGTAAACCAATATCTTGAAGAGAAAATAGTAGAAGATAGTTTCCTTATAAATTTTATTGGATTATATATAAATACTGGACGAACACAAGCAGGCTCAAACTATGGATATACAGAAATTGTATATTATGATTTAGCTGATATCAAAAGGCTTCTTAATGGAAATTTTGATTTGTTTTGTAAACGCGTGGAAAAAATTAACCGAGATGTTATTAACGAGGAGCAAATAAAGATTTTGAATATGTTTGAGGATGCACTAAAAGGTAAGAATTTAAGTCCTTGGGGAAAATTTGGGGATGTTAGCAGATAA